A section of the Phaseolus vulgaris cultivar G19833 chromosome 8, P. vulgaris v2.0, whole genome shotgun sequence genome encodes:
- the LOC137824831 gene encoding predicted GPI-anchored protein 58, with product MGALDKDLCLFWKSVADANITFLTTALISFEFFEDQLEVRIDRMLGKGKLAKLRALSRAHGLASGSQTVPNSVVEIAAAQGRSPPQGPAPSEAQPANQCKKLVLRKPKRKTPRVVHEDEEEDDEATEDGLITKRKRVAPSSPPGPPPPPTSTPPSTPAPPPKLLPAPAPTSPVQAVPLASALPVVEAAEPNFMENPPSASTPYVSARGGPPSNASTADAAPGGNEGAHNSPILITESPTSPPRQEAPIQQPTQEGGGENQQQAPPVLPKTNLSLELQDDISVLQEENRTIRIEAEKLSCNLMLAEIDHSRVEDAMSTDFGRHARRPPIYAIRCSS from the exons atgggtgctttggacaaggatttgtgcctcttctggaagagcgtggcggATGCCaatatcaccttcctcaccactgcgctcatctccttcgagttcttcgaagatcaactcgaagttcgcatag atcgtatgttgggcaagggaaaaCTGGCTAAACTGAGGGCGCTCtcccgagcccatgggttggcatcgggttcccagaccgtgccaaactcagtggtggagatcgccgccgcccagggcagatcgcccccccaaggcccagctccttccgaGGCTCAGCCTGCCAATCAGTGCAAAAAACtcgtcctcaggaaaccaaagaggaaaacccctcgagtggttcatgaggatgaagaagaagacgatgaggcgactgaggacggcctcatcactaagaggaagagggtggcgccttcttcaccacctggtCCACCTCCTCccccaacatcaacaccgccttCCACACCCGCTCCACCTCCAAAACTGCTTCCTGCCCCAGCTcccacctcgccagtccaagcagttcctctGGCATCTgcacttcctgtggttgaggctgccgagcccaactttatggagaaccccccgagcgcctccacaccctATGTATCAGCtagagggggtcctccttcaaacgcctcaaccgCAGATGCTGCACCAGGCGGGAATGAAGGTGCGCACAACTCGCCTATCctcatcaccgaatccccgacgtcgccaccacgccaagaagctcccattcaacaaccaactcaagaaggtggcggcgagaaccaacaacaagctcCCCCGGTGCTTCCAAAGacaaacctctcccttgag ctccaggatgacatctccgtgctccaagaggaaaATCGCACAAtcaggatcgaggcggagaagttatcctgcaatctcatgctcgcggagatcgatcactcccgagtggaggatgccatgaGCACTGACTTCGGgaggcacgcaaggaggccaccgatctacgccataaggtgcagctcttag